CCCACCGCGCGATGAATCGCGCGGCTAAAATTGGGAAGAGCGCTAATGCGCCCTCAAATTTTAGGGCCATTCCTGGCGCTTGCATTTTTTAGCCCGGCGGTTCATCGCTGGACGATGCTATGCCCACCGCGCGATGAATCGCGCGGCTAAAATTGGGAAGAGCGCTAATGCGCCCTCAAATTCCAGCGCCATTCATGGCGCTTACGACTCTTAGTGGTGGTGTGGGCGAAATCACAACGAATGATCAATGCGATTATCTCATCATCACATCCTCTTTGCCGTCCTCGGCCGCACGCCGCAAATTTTGACCGAGACGCTGTATGCGCTGTGCGTCGTTCGCCGAATTCCCATTCACGAGGTGTGGGCTGTTTCAACGCATGAAGGCTGGCAGGATGCAATCCAAAAGCTTCTCGATCCGGTGCACGGCCAACTTTACCAATTGCAGCAAGATTACCCGGCCGCATGCGGCCAGGTTAGGTTTGCGCCGGAGAACATTATTGTGGCGGAAGATCATCTCATGCCGATTCCGGATATTCGCACGCGCCAGCACAGTGAAACATTTCTGGAGTTGATCCTGCGTGAGCTGTGGAAAAAGACGGCAGATCCCAATCTCGTTTTGCATTGTTCGCTCGCCGGCGGCCGCAAGACCATGAGTACCTATCTCGCGCTGGCGCTGCAACTGCTGGCGCGGCCGCAAGACGCGCTTTATCACGTGCTGGTCGACCCGCCGGAACTCGAGCATCACGGTGGATTTTATTATCCCCCGCCCCGCGCAACACCCATTGTTTTGGGAGATGGCCGCACACTTGACGCTGGCAATGCGCATATCGATCTCATCGACATTCCGTTTATCCGCTTGCGCGAGCGCATGCAGATCGATCCGAACCAGTCACCGGCCGGCTATCGCCAACTGCTGGAATGGGTGCAAAGTAATCTCGATCAATCTCTGGTGTTGCCGCAACTTCTTTTGGATGTCAACAAACATGCGTTGCGCATCGGCAAAAACGAAATCTTTCTGCAACCCCAGCGCTTCTGCTTGTATTGGTACTTTGCCGGGCGCAGCCGCAGCCGTCCACGGCATATTCAAGTTGAAGACTTCGCGGCCTATTTCGAACCGGCATAAAGTCCGTATTTTGGCAGCGCCCTGCGCGAGGGGTTGCTGCAACGCTTCGACCGGCTCGATCCCAGCGGCCAGATGCGCGCGAGTTTTGTCGAAAAAGTTTTGGAAAAAGGCGAGTTGCCCATGAGCTGGGTGCTGCAGACCCGCGCCCGCATCAACAGCCAGATTCGACGGGAACTGCTGCCGTCTTATCTTGTTCCATTTTACATGATTTCTGCCGAAGGCAAGCGCGGCAGAAAGTGTTATGGCATCAAACTTGACGGGCAAAAAATATCAATCATGGAGGCGGCGCCTGGGTAATACCAAAAATCAACAGCTTGTCTTCGCCTTTGGAGGGACGACTTGCTGCTTTCCTTCCCAAAATTGCGAATTGGTTCTCGGATTTGCTTGACAACGTTGTCGATGATGTTTTTGGGTGAAATTTCATTATTTTTGAAAGCTCAAACAATTTAAACTGGAGGTTAACATGCCCGATACAAATAAGCATTGGATGGTCTCCTTCGATACTGATCGCATCAAAGATTACGTCTTTGCCACGAACAGTCTAAAGGAAATTCGCGGAGCAAGCGCCATTCTTCTTGAAATCGAAGAGCAAAGGCCTGCCAAACTGGAAAACTCCAATAAAATATACGGCGCCGGAGGCGGGGGTGCTTATTTCGCCGAGGATCAAGAAAGCGCAGAGGCGCTGACAAGGAGAATTGAAAATGAATTCAGAGAAAAAACCGAAACCGGCAGCATCACAGCAGTTTGGGTTGAGGGAACGAAAACAGGCGACCATAACTGGTATAAAGCTCTCAAATCTGCAGCAGTCCGACAAATGCAGAAGAAAAAATCTTCCAAGGCTGAGTTGGCACATCTCCCGTTGGAGCCATACATGCGGCCTTGCGCTTCCTGTGGTCAGCTTCCCGCAGAAAAACGCTTCAATGAGGATCGCAGTGGCGACTTGCTCTGTTTGGCGTGCTACAAAAAACGTGAAAAAGGTTCGGAGGAGCGGTATGAAGGGTATTTGAGAAAATTCAAAAACCATATTGGTCCTTCACATGCCTGGTATAACGCAAGACTCCCGAAAGATCTGAATGAACTGGGCAAGGTGGATGGCTCTGGCTACGTTGGGTTCATCAAGATCGACGGCAATCGCATGGGAATGTTGTTTGATGAAATCGATTCTCCAGAGCAGGACAAAGACTACTCAAAGGAACTGAAAACGACCATCGAAAAGCTTATTTATGATGCCTTGCTACAGCATGGCAAGATTTATCAAGACGTGCTTCCCTTCGAGATCGTTCTCATTGGCGGCGATGATTTGATGCTTTTCACCACGGCGAAAATGGCGATGCCAGTGACGATTGAGATTTTACGCCGCTTCGAAGAAGCTTCCCCAAAGATCTTGGAGGGCACCGGGATGCAGTCTCAAAAACTCACTATGTGCGCCGGCGTCGTCCTGTGCCACAGCAACTTCCCAATCCCCGCGCTGGCTGATATCGGAGAGGACCTCCTCAAAAACGCCAAGAAAAAAGCCTCGCCGCTGTATGATTGTGGTGTGATCGATTACCAGGTCGTCACCGGCAGCATGATCGACCTTGAATCAGCCCGCGCGGCGGTACCCTATCATCGGCCATATACACATCTGCAAATGTCAACGCTGCTGCAATATGCGAGGGATTTTAAGAAAGAGAACATGCCAGCCAGCCAATTACAGATGGTTTATGAAGCGTGCATGAGCAATTCGACGGTTGAAGGCACGATGGCGGCGCTGCACATGGTTGGCCGGCTGCGTAATTTGAGACAACAACAGCTTCTCAAAGAATTTTTTACTGACAAGGATCTTGTTGAATTCAAAGACAAAGAAGCGAATGTCTGGCCCTGGTCACGGCCGGCAGAAAAACAAGCGAACGGTCAAGGTGAAAAGCTTTTCAGCGCGTTCGTGGACTTGCTCGATCTCTACCGCTTCGTCGAGAAAGGAGCTTGAGATGAACAGAACCATTGCACCCCGCACGAAAATCGACCTGCAATTTACCATCACCCTTCCGGGCACGATGGCCATTGGCTCGGGTTTTCCCAGCGGACAAATTGACCGTACCGTTGTGCAAGATTTGAACGGCCTTCCTTACATTCCGGCTTCGACATTGAAAGGCCGCGTACGCGATATGGCCGAACGCCTGGCGAAAACCCTCGGCCATGACGACATCTGCA
The sequence above is drawn from the Cytophagia bacterium CHB2 genome and encodes:
- a CDS encoding TIGR02584 family CRISPR-associated protein, whose translation is MRLSHHHILFAVLGRTPQILTETLYALCVVRRIPIHEVWAVSTHEGWQDAIQKLLDPVHGQLYQLQQDYPAACGQVRFAPENIIVAEDHLMPIPDIRTRQHSETFLELILRELWKKTADPNLVLHCSLAGGRKTMSTYLALALQLLARPQDALYHVLVDPPELEHHGGFYYPPPRATPIVLGDGRTLDAGNAHIDLIDIPFIRLRERMQIDPNQSPAGYRQLLEWVQSNLDQSLVLPQLLLDVNKHALRIGKNEIFLQPQRFCLYWYFAGRSRSRPRHIQVEDFAAYFEPA